Proteins encoded within one genomic window of Leptospira stimsonii:
- a CDS encoding CTP synthase has translation MSRTKFIFVTGGVSSSLGKGVTVAALGCLLESRGYTVSLQKMDPYINIDPGTMSPYQHGEVYVTSDGAETDLDLGYYERFTHSKLTRKNSVSTGQIYNTVIQRERKGDYLGRTVQVVPHITNEIRNRMYIVAREENPDFIIVEIGGTVGDIESIPFLEAIRQMRYEHGSSNVLFVHLTLVPTITAAGEAKTKPTQHSVKELLGLGIQPDILVCRVSQPMTKEMKNKLSLFCNVKEENVISASDISTSIYEIPKMYKEEKLDEVVLKTMGLELGTSKFDEWDSMVKGLLTTKQTVQVAVVGKYISLQDAYRSIYESLSHGGIAHETKVEFVKIDPENLDKENVTGALNNVHGILVPGGFGDRGIEGKILAIQYARTQGIPFFGICLGMQCAVVEFGRNVLGLKDANSTEIRPDTENPVISLLEEQNDIEQMGGTMRLGSYPCKIKKGTLAFSEYKSELIHERHRHRFEFTNRYKQQYEENGMVLSGSSPDDNLVEIVEIPKHKWFIGVQFHPEFQSKPTAPHPLFAGFIGAAVKYSKKG, from the coding sequence TTGTCGAGAACTAAGTTTATCTTTGTAACCGGAGGGGTGAGTTCCTCCCTTGGAAAAGGAGTCACCGTTGCGGCTCTGGGATGTCTTTTGGAAAGTAGAGGATATACGGTTTCCCTTCAAAAGATGGATCCATACATCAACATCGATCCGGGAACCATGAGTCCATATCAGCACGGTGAAGTTTACGTTACCTCAGACGGAGCCGAGACCGATTTGGATCTTGGTTACTACGAACGTTTTACTCATTCCAAACTCACGCGTAAGAATTCGGTTTCGACCGGTCAAATTTATAATACCGTAATTCAAAGAGAAAGAAAAGGGGATTACCTCGGTCGGACCGTTCAGGTGGTTCCTCATATCACAAACGAAATCCGAAACCGAATGTATATCGTCGCTCGGGAAGAGAATCCGGATTTCATCATCGTAGAAATCGGCGGCACCGTCGGAGACATCGAATCCATTCCATTCTTAGAAGCCATCCGGCAGATGCGATACGAACACGGAAGTTCCAACGTTCTCTTCGTTCATCTTACCTTAGTTCCTACGATCACCGCCGCAGGAGAAGCAAAGACAAAACCGACACAACACTCCGTCAAAGAATTGCTCGGTCTCGGAATTCAACCGGATATCTTGGTCTGCCGCGTATCACAACCGATGACAAAAGAGATGAAAAACAAACTTTCCCTTTTTTGCAACGTAAAGGAAGAGAACGTCATTTCCGCTAGCGACATCTCCACTTCTATATACGAAATTCCTAAAATGTATAAGGAAGAAAAACTCGACGAGGTCGTTTTGAAAACGATGGGCCTCGAACTCGGAACTTCCAAGTTCGACGAATGGGATTCGATGGTCAAAGGACTTCTTACCACAAAACAAACCGTGCAGGTTGCGGTAGTAGGAAAATACATTTCCTTACAAGACGCGTATCGCTCGATTTATGAAAGCCTTTCTCACGGTGGAATTGCCCACGAAACAAAAGTCGAATTCGTAAAAATCGATCCCGAAAATCTGGATAAAGAAAACGTTACCGGCGCGCTCAATAACGTACACGGAATTTTGGTTCCAGGCGGTTTTGGAGACCGCGGAATCGAAGGAAAAATTCTCGCGATCCAATATGCAAGAACACAAGGAATTCCATTCTTTGGAATCTGTCTCGGAATGCAATGCGCGGTCGTCGAGTTTGGAAGAAACGTCCTCGGTCTGAAGGATGCGAATTCCACCGAAATCAGACCGGATACGGAAAATCCCGTGATTTCGCTCTTAGAAGAACAAAACGACATCGAACAGATGGGTGGAACGATGAGACTCGGTTCTTATCCTTGCAAGATCAAAAAAGGAACTCTCGCCTTTTCGGAATACAAGTCCGAACTCATACACGAACGTCATAGACACAGATTTGAATTCACCAACCGTTACAAACAACAATATGAGGAAAACGGAATGGTTCTTTCCGGCTCTTCCCCGGACGATAATCTCGTAGAGATCGTGGAAATTCCAAAACACAAATGGTTTATCGGAGTCCAGTTCCATCCCGAATTCCAGTCCAAACCGACGGCGCCTCATCCTTTATTCGCTGGATTTATCGGCGCCGCCGTGAAATACTCAAAGAAAGGATAA
- the kdsA gene encoding 3-deoxy-8-phosphooctulonate synthase — MKDNTCTQREFLNGAKIGGDQPFFLISGPCVMENRDLLDRVCAEMIEICGELKIPYIFKSSFDKANRSSVNSYRGPGLTEGIKNLEYIKNKYNVPVLTDIHETHQIGPLKDVLDIYQIPAFLCRQTDLIAESAKTGKWVNVKKGQFLAPADTRHIAVKMKESGNDKVLVTERGTSFGYGNLVFDGRAVPIIHGFDIPVIFDATHSAQLPGAAGNSTGGQREFIPSILRSAVSLGIEGIFMEVHPDPDKALSDATTQYPLSQIKNLLKEMIALDRYVKKEILSSATHS, encoded by the coding sequence ATGAAAGATAATACCTGCACGCAAAGAGAATTCTTAAACGGAGCCAAGATCGGAGGCGACCAGCCTTTCTTTCTGATCTCGGGCCCTTGTGTGATGGAAAACCGCGATCTTCTCGATCGGGTCTGCGCGGAGATGATCGAAATCTGCGGAGAATTAAAGATTCCTTATATTTTCAAAAGCAGTTTCGACAAAGCCAACCGTTCTTCCGTAAACTCTTACAGAGGTCCGGGACTTACGGAAGGCATTAAGAATTTAGAATATATCAAAAATAAATACAACGTTCCGGTTCTTACCGACATCCACGAAACGCACCAGATCGGACCTCTCAAAGACGTCTTAGACATCTATCAGATTCCAGCGTTTCTCTGCAGACAAACCGATCTCATCGCCGAATCCGCAAAAACCGGCAAATGGGTGAACGTGAAAAAGGGACAATTCTTAGCTCCGGCCGACACGCGTCATATCGCGGTGAAGATGAAAGAATCCGGAAACGATAAGGTTCTTGTGACGGAACGAGGAACGAGTTTCGGCTACGGAAATCTTGTCTTCGACGGAAGAGCGGTTCCGATCATTCACGGATTCGATATCCCCGTAATTTTTGACGCGACTCATTCTGCACAACTTCCGGGCGCCGCGGGAAACAGCACCGGAGGTCAGAGGGAATTCATTCCGAGCATTCTTCGTTCCGCTGTTTCCTTAGGAATCGAAGGAATCTTTATGGAAGTACATCCGGATCCGGACAAGGCGCTTTCCGACGCAACAACTCAATATCCGCTTTCACAGATCAAAAATCTTCTTAAGGAAATGATCGCGTTGGATCGTTATGTAAAAAAAGAGATCCTTTCTTCTGCAACTCATTCGTAA
- the lptC gene encoding LPS export ABC transporter periplasmic protein LptC, translating to MKHKAESRNRVLFFLISLGLFANTFVVCKKTNYERVEKERETGASISIRNFKREAYDQDGKLQWELKAEESYVYVNENKTIFYKIDFDQFENGKFKSKLLGEKGEINHKTRLMKLEGKIFLRTDDNKILTAKQIEYNMDTKKLESNSEVTVSADGTTIHGVGLRADKDLNKFTILRPSAITQGGTNPLKAAGSK from the coding sequence ATGAAACACAAAGCGGAAAGTCGAAATCGGGTTTTATTCTTTCTGATTTCACTCGGGCTTTTCGCGAACACATTCGTGGTCTGTAAAAAAACAAACTACGAAAGAGTGGAAAAAGAAAGGGAAACCGGAGCTTCCATTTCGATTCGTAATTTCAAACGTGAAGCCTACGACCAAGACGGAAAACTTCAGTGGGAACTCAAAGCGGAAGAATCGTATGTGTACGTCAACGAAAACAAAACCATTTTCTATAAGATCGATTTCGATCAGTTCGAAAACGGAAAATTCAAATCCAAACTCCTCGGCGAAAAAGGGGAGATCAACCATAAGACCAGACTTATGAAACTGGAAGGAAAAATTTTTCTTCGAACGGACGATAACAAGATTCTTACCGCAAAACAGATCGAATACAATATGGACACGAAGAAGTTGGAATCCAATTCCGAAGTCACCGTAAGCGCGGACGGAACCACGATTCACGGTGTCGGTTTACGTGCTGATAAGGACTTAAACAAATTTACGATCTTAAGACCGTCTGCCATTACTCAAGGCGGAACGAACCCACTCAAAGCGGCCGGTTCCAAATGA
- a CDS encoding LptA/OstA family protein — translation MIRKVLFLILFSFAFSQNHGNVKPPLLVGSETADRKFASIPENVEKKNNAPSFPTLWGGSALTQEDKTVSGLKITAFILDGGAWIQHKKVKLSANQIEVYGKDAFKGFLKGGVFIQDGDNGVTLRAGTGEYDKLDEKIYIKDRPRLFHTDKSGTKTVISATFIERNLAKKTTLLKENVIIAHPQITILCKEALFEEDEDRITTDPNPILIAKDRYLTGNQLTFYTNENRVELTGESILFQNYMDTEKVENKDSKEKQQPTEEKTKKEVRRIAIFKGDRLISDKDETGENRVGLYGNATIFRHTMKMNAEKLISYGKNSTKVEARNQITMFDRENRLILSGNVLDYFKNEQYIHLTDSGKIDFLDKKTDAITSTMTAVEFERFMDKNETVIRGNVLIEGKDSSATGEYATYFEKEEKVYLEGNPTLKKNGRDIHAGRIIFFPREGRALLTDGIVPGK, via the coding sequence ATGATTCGAAAGGTTTTGTTTTTGATTCTATTCAGTTTTGCGTTTTCGCAAAATCATGGAAACGTAAAACCTCCTCTTCTCGTCGGGAGTGAAACCGCAGACAGAAAGTTTGCGAGCATTCCCGAAAACGTGGAAAAGAAAAATAACGCTCCCAGTTTTCCCACTCTTTGGGGCGGTTCCGCATTGACTCAGGAAGATAAAACGGTTTCCGGTCTTAAAATCACTGCGTTCATTTTGGACGGAGGGGCTTGGATCCAACACAAGAAGGTCAAACTCTCCGCGAATCAAATCGAAGTCTACGGAAAGGACGCGTTCAAAGGATTTTTGAAAGGTGGTGTGTTTATCCAGGACGGAGACAACGGAGTGACGTTACGCGCGGGTACGGGAGAATACGATAAACTCGATGAAAAGATCTATATCAAAGATCGTCCCAGACTCTTTCATACCGATAAAAGCGGGACCAAGACCGTGATTTCTGCGACCTTTATCGAAAGAAACCTCGCTAAAAAAACCACACTTCTTAAAGAAAACGTAATCATCGCTCATCCGCAAATCACAATTCTTTGTAAGGAAGCGCTTTTCGAAGAAGACGAAGATAGGATCACAACGGACCCCAATCCGATCTTAATCGCGAAGGATCGTTATCTCACCGGAAATCAACTCACGTTTTATACGAATGAAAATCGAGTCGAACTTACAGGAGAAAGTATTCTTTTTCAGAATTATATGGATACCGAAAAGGTTGAAAATAAGGATTCAAAAGAGAAACAACAACCGACCGAAGAAAAAACAAAAAAGGAAGTAAGGCGAATTGCGATTTTTAAAGGGGATCGTCTGATCAGCGATAAAGACGAAACCGGAGAAAACAGAGTCGGTCTTTACGGAAACGCCACCATCTTTCGTCATACCATGAAAATGAACGCTGAAAAACTCATCAGCTACGGGAAAAATTCCACTAAAGTAGAAGCCAGAAATCAGATCACGATGTTCGATCGCGAAAACAGATTGATCCTCTCCGGGAATGTCCTTGACTACTTCAAAAACGAACAATACATTCATTTGACCGATTCCGGAAAAATCGATTTTCTTGATAAAAAAACGGACGCGATCACGAGTACAATGACCGCCGTCGAGTTTGAGCGATTTATGGATAAGAATGAAACCGTAATTCGCGGAAATGTTCTAATAGAAGGCAAAGATTCTTCCGCCACTGGAGAATATGCTACGTATTTTGAAAAAGAGGAAAAAGTGTATCTTGAGGGAAATCCAACGTTGAAAAAAAACGGCCGAGACATTCATGCAGGAAGAATCATATTCTTTCCGAGAGAAGGCAGAGCCCTTTTGACGGATGGAATCGTTCCCGGAAAGTAA